In the Dromaius novaehollandiae isolate bDroNov1 chromosome 25, bDroNov1.hap1, whole genome shotgun sequence genome, GCTTCGGCTCCCGTCAGCGAGGGCATCCGCCAGGGCACCCACGCCTGGGTCTGCCGCACGCCCAGGGTGACGGGCGCCAGCAGGGGCCGGGGAACGAGCAGCCTCCCGGCTCTGAGCAAGCGCCAGGGCCCCGGAACCGCTGGGCAGTTTCCCAGGCGCAGGCAGCGGCAAGAGGGACCCCGCTCCGGGGGCGGGAGCGGCTCCCGGGAGACCGCAGGGCCCGGGACGGAGCCGGCTGCACACGCCGCACGCAGCGCAGAcagcggggctgggcagggccagGACAGGCTCTGGAAGAGCAGGAGCCTGCTTCGTCCCTGCCTGGGGGTCACTTACCAGGAGCTCCGGCACCTGTGCCCGCCCTCGGTCACCTCGGCAGTATTTTCTCAGCGGTCTCCAGGGCTGGAAACTTCTCTTTTGAGCTAAAGCAGGTTGATGCCGTCACCCGACCCCGGGAGCGTGGGCTTCGAGAGAGGTGGTGGTAAGTTTGCTACAGAGACCTACCCACCCGCAGCCTTCCTGCCGGCCAGCTGGAGCCCATGGGGAGCGGGGAGGCGAGAGCCCAGCGGCGACGTCctccctgcccggggccggggccggcggctgccCGCCGGGCTCCGGGAGATCCGGCCCCCAGGAAGGGAGCGGGGGAGGCTGCGGCCGCTGGGCAGCTGCGGGAGGGCGACAGGGCAGAGCCCTTCGCAGCACCCCgaggcggggggctcccggggaccccgcccccccccccgtggcggAGGGGCCCGGCTGGCCCGGCCGCCCGCACCGCAGCCCCCCAcaccgcagccccccggggcctgCCAAGCGCCTacaggcagggcaggagggcggTGAGCGGGAGCTCCTTCTCCCCCAGCAGCGTGTCCCGCTTAAGGCTGCTGCCCTTGTTGACCACCTTGAGCTTGAGGGACATCTTCCTGGCGTGGCCGGGGCCCAGCCCGTCGAAGAAGAAGTCCTCGTTGAAGACGGGGTTGCGGCTGTTCTTGATGATGGTGCTGCGCTGCTTCTGCAGCTTGCCGGGGGTGAGGCACAGCGAGACGCAGCAGTTGATGCTGCGCAGGTCGACCAGGGCGTCGTAGAGGTCCTCGGCGGAGACGAGCCGCACGCGGAGCCGAGCGTTGGCGGGGTCGTAGTCGGCGGCCAGGCGCAGGCTCCCGCCGCGGCTGAGGCGCAGGCTGTGCTCCCGGTCGCGGCTCTGCGGCAGGtccaggggcagcagggccgggggcggctggccgcccgccggggcgctgcgggagcgGCGCTGGGCGCTGGGGCTGGTGTCGGCCGAGCTGTCGTCGGTGGAGAGCGAGCTGTTGCGGGCCACCGAGTGCTTCAGCTTGATGACCTTGGACTGGCTCTCCTGGCTGAAGATCTTGAGCAGGGAGACGGAGCGGGAGAGCAGCGGGGAGCTGAAGGGCGACGACTCGGCCGAGGAGCACGTGTCGCTCTCGCCACCGCTGAAGTAGCGGCCGGGGTGCATGAGGGCTGCGCCCAGGTCGGCGGGCGCCCGGGGCCCCCCCTCGCCGTTGAGCTTGGCGCGGCGCTGGGCGCCCGGCGAGGtggcgggcgaggggcagaggctgctgtgctCGCTGTGGAAGAGGGACTCTTTGCGGCGCGTGTGCGGGCTCTCCACCAGCGTGGCGAAGCCATAGGAGGTCTGCGCCTTGGGCACGTAGGGCAGCGACATGGCCGTCTGCGCCTGCGGGTCCGCGTTGGTGCCGAAGCCGCCCTCGGCCGCCCAGTCCTCGGCGCTCTCGATCTGGATGAtgtggcggccggcggcgcgggcgcgggagcggctgggcggccgggggctgcgggggggcttgCGCCCCGCCAGGTCCTGCTCCGAGGCCGAGGCGCccagggcgggcggcgcggggggctcggggcccTCGGCGGGCGCCGCGCTCAGCTTGGGCGGGATGAAGAAGTCGGGGATCTTGTCGGGGGTGAGCACGTTGCTGtagcgggagccccgcggggagtcctccggccccgcgccccgggacCCGCCGTTCTCCGCCACGCCGCGAAGCCGCTCCAGGAGCCACATGCTGCCGCGGGCTGCAAGAGACCCACAGGGCAGCGGCGTCACTGGGGACCGGGACCGGTCGGCCCCAGGGGACCGGCCACAACCCCGCACCCGCACAGGGGCaggagccgccggccgcggggacGCCCAGCTGCGCCGCCTGcccggggaagggagggggaaccCGCCGCGCCGAGGGGCGCCGGGGAAACCGGGATCCGCCAGCCCCGGGCAAGCAGCCGCGCCGAGGGGCACCAGGACCCAGCAGCACTGACGGGAACCGCGATCCGCCAGCCCGCAGGGACCGGCCGCGCCGAGGGGCACCGCGATCCGCGATCCGCCAGCCCGGAGGGACCGGCCGCGCCGAGGGGCACCGCGGAACCGCGATCCGCCAGCCCGCAGGGACCGGCCGCGCCGAGGGGCACCGCGATCCGCGATCCGCCAGCCCCGAGGGACCGGCCGCTCCGAGGGGCACCGCGATCCGCGATCCGCCAGCCCGGAGGGACCGGCCGCGCCGAGGGGCACCGGGGCACCGCGATCCGCCAGCCCGCAGGGACCGGCCGCGCCGAGGGGCACCGGGGCACCGCGATCCGCCAGCCCGCAGGGACCGGCCGCGCCGAGGGGCACCGCGATCCGCCAGCCCGGGGACGGGGGTGAGGGAGGAACCGGCCGCCCCGAGGGgacccgccccgccgcgctcggcgcccgcgggccgggccgggaggggccgggcggggcggggcgcggtgccgggccgggccgggccgggcccgacGGCGGGACGTCCCCGGGAGGCGCCGCCGCACCTgtagcgccgccgccgccgccgccgccagcgcgggCGGTGCTCGGGCCGCGCCTTTTAtacggccgcgccgg is a window encoding:
- the C2CD4C gene encoding C2 calcium-dependent domain-containing protein 4C → MWLLERLRGVAENGGSRGAGPEDSPRGSRYSNVLTPDKIPDFFIPPKLSAAPAEGPEPPAPPALGASASEQDLAGRKPPRSPRPPSRSRARAAGRHIIQIESAEDWAAEGGFGTNADPQAQTAMSLPYVPKAQTSYGFATLVESPHTRRKESLFHSEHSSLCPSPATSPGAQRRAKLNGEGGPRAPADLGAALMHPGRYFSGGESDTCSSAESSPFSSPLLSRSVSLLKIFSQESQSKVIKLKHSVARNSSLSTDDSSADTSPSAQRRSRSAPAGGQPPPALLPLDLPQSRDREHSLRLSRGGSLRLAADYDPANARLRVRLVSAEDLYDALVDLRSINCCVSLCLTPGKLQKQRSTIIKNSRNPVFNEDFFFDGLGPGHARKMSLKLKVVNKGSSLKRDTLLGEKELPLTALLPCL